From a region of the Suncus etruscus isolate mSunEtr1 chromosome 11, mSunEtr1.pri.cur, whole genome shotgun sequence genome:
- the ZNF641 gene encoding zinc finger protein 641, with amino-acid sequence MLSEQTAALGTGWESMNVQLSGAEPQVERRNLEEAPWRAVPGPLEHLCCDLEEESQSLQEKAQSAPWVPAVPQEGGTGDWEMAAALLAAGSQGLVTIKDVSLCFSQEEWRSLDPSQTDFYGEYVMQENCGIVVSLRFPIPKLDMLSQLEGGEEQWVPDPQDLEERDILRVTYTGNGSEHEGDTPELEADPPRMWSSVSEDTVLWNPEQEENWNSVPRSSRGLLLGPPFLQEDRFSNLLCSTEMDSLLRPHTCPQCGKQFVWGSHLARHQQTHTGERPYSCLKCEKSFGRRHHLIRHQKTHLQDKPSRCSECGKNFRCNSHLASHQRVHAEGKACRAQEEEEGARAQKRQRAPPVPKCHVCTECGKSFGRRHHLVRHWLTHTGEKPFQCPRCEKSFGRKHHLDRHLLTHQGQSPRSTWDRGASAF; translated from the exons ATGCTTTCAGAACAGACAGCGGCCCTAGGCACAGGATGGGAGTCCATGAATGTCCAGCTAAGTGGAGCAGAGCCCCAGGTGGAAAGGCGAAACCTGGAAGAGGCTCCGTGGAGAGCAGTTCCAGGGCCACTGGAGCACCTGTGCTGTGACCTTGAAGAGGAGTCCCAGTCTCTTCAAGAGAAAG CACAGTCAGCTCCCTGGGTCCCGGCTGTTCCCCAGGAAGGGGGTACTGGAGATTGGGAGATGGCAGCTGCACTTCTTGCAGCTGGATCACAG GGCCTGGTTACCATCAAAGATGTGTCATTGTGCTTCTCTCAGGAAGAGTGGCGGAGCCTGGACCCTTCTCAGACAGACTTTTATGGAGAATATGTCATGCAGGAAAACTGTGGAATTGTGGTCTCTTTAA GATTTCCAATTCCAAAACTAGACATGCTTTCTCAACTCGAAGGAGGAGAAGAACAATGGGTCCCTGACCCCCAGGACTTAGAGGAAAGGGACATCCTGAGGGTCACATACACAG GAAATGGAAGTGAACACGAAGGGGACACCCCTGAACTAGAAGCAGACCCTCCCAGAATGTGGTCTAGCGTGTCCGAAGACACCGTGCTCTGGAACCCAGAGCAGGAGGAGAACTGGAATTCCGTGCCAAGAAGCTCCCGAGGTCTGCTCTTGGGCCCACCTTTCCTTCAGGAAGATCGTTTCTCGAATCTTCTGTGCAGCACCGAGATGGATTCCCTGTTAAGACCGCACACCTGCCCCCAGTGTGGGAAACAGTTCGTGTGGGGCTCCCACCTGGCCAGGCACCAGCAAACGCACACGGGAGAGAGGCCCTACAGCTGCCTCAAGTGCGAGAAGAGCTTTGGGCGAAGACATCACCTCATCCGGCACCAGAAGACCCACCTGCAGGACAAGCCCAGCAGGTGCTCGGAGTGTGGCAAGAATTTCAGGTGCAACTCCCACCTGGCCAGCCACCAGAGAGTGCACGCGGAGGGGAAAGCCTGCAGGGcccaggaagaggaggagggcgCCAGGGCCCAGAAGCGCCAGCGGGCCCCACCCGTGCCCAAGTGCCATGTGTGCACTGAGTGTGGCAAGAGCTTCGGCCGGCGGCACCACCTGGTGAGACACTGGCTGACCCACACTGGGGAGAAGCCCTTCCAGTGTCCTCGCTGCGAGAAGAGCTTTGGCCGCAAGCACCACCTGGACAGGCACCTCCTGACCCACCAGGGACAAAGTCCTCGGAGCACCTGGGACAGGGGCGCTTCTGCCTTTTGA